CAAAAACAgaatagcagacgaattttaCAGCAATTGGCCTGACATTCGTTATTTGCCTTGCGCAAATTTGAGGTTGAATTTTCCAAAGGGTATAGGGCGAAAAGTAAAAACTGAACTACTGGAGCGAATAATATCCGAAAGAAATTAAGTTTGTCCCTAAGTTACTAAGATTGGCCAAGCCGATTTCGATGACGAATttataaacggaaaaaaaaagaatgaatatGACACAAGATTATCACAAACCACTTCAGACCTTTATTCAAGATAATTCACCATCTCAAAGGAtcacattttcttattttagaCACCATTACTTCATGCGATATTTTTTGAACAAAGGGTGTTTAGATAAGTTACTGGAAGCTGACGGGCGTTTGTACTCCATGTACACTGCATCATCAGCACCACTCATCGAAGCCATAGTTCCAGTGCGACGTCCGAACGCGGATGGTCGACCTCCAATTTCGCCTGGAACACGTTCCTCGTCAGCATCCATGTCGGATGCAGTAAGGACTAGTTGCAATAGCTTGGTTTGCTCTTCTTTGGTCTTATAATGCAATTCTTGATCTTGATCCATTCCCGCCATGCGAGTGATGACTTTGTAACTATAGCCTTGATTCACCAAAAAACGTTGGCGTTTACGAGAGAAACTCATTTCCATAGTGTCTTGTGACACTAAGGTGTAGAAAAATGCGTTATACTCCTCCGCAATGGCACCCTTTTTTGCTCGCAGAATACGACCAAGGCGTTGGGCTTCTTGACGACGTGAGCCACCGTGCGAGGAGATCTGAATCAAAACATTTGCATCCGGCAAATCAAATGAAGTATCGGCGACTTTACTGACAAAGATGGTGTTGACTTTAGGATtgagtttgaaattttgaagaaTCTGAAGCCTTTCATTTTGTGAAGTTGGGCCATAAATAAACGGTTTGTTCATCGTAAGCGCAAAATGTTTGAGGGCATAGACATTATCAGAAAAGACGATGATTTTGTCATTCCTCCGCTCGTGATAGCGGATAAGAAATTGACAAGCTCTGAATTTGTTAGGATTCATGACAAAAAGCAGCATTTTCTTTGCCGATTTGCATGCGAGATACTCGCGATAAAATTCGGGACTCATAGGACACCACACTTCAGCGCACTGCACACGAGCAATAAATCCGCGCTTCTGTAACTCCAACCAATTAGCTTCGTACAACTTTGGTccgattaaaaaatttaaatctgCAATTTTgtctaaaaacgaaaataatcGTTAATGAAAATACCTAGGTGAAACCGATAAATATTTCAATATGTATAAAGGAATCAGTACCGTCTTCACGAACGAGAGTAGCTGTCAAACCAAGCTTGCAATGAGCTTGTACAATCGTCAGCACACGACGAAACATGCGTGCTGGGATAGTGTGCACTTCATCTAGAACCATGATTCCCCACTCTTGTTCTTGAAGCCATTTCATCGTCTGATCAGCTTCATACGATCGCTTTTGTTGATGTGTTATCATGTTAAAAGTGGTGATCATAATGCTACATCCATGAGGTTTGTCTTTAGCGTCTGATGTAAAACGGCAGATCATACCTGGGATTGCACATATTATTTaataaaccaaaaagaaaatcgtttaAGGAGTTGGTTACTATCGTCAGCTGTCGACCACATCTTGAATTGTGCTTTCCATTGTTCAACTGAAACTCCAGAATTGCAAAGAACTAGGGCTCTTTTACGAACAGTGCAGCAAGCAGTTACGCCCACTAAACTTTTACCGGCACCACAAGGTAGGACGATGAGTCCAGAGCGAGCTCGGCCATTTCCAAACATTTTGCGCAGACTTTTTTCTTGATAAGGTCTCAGTACAGCAGCAGGTTTCAAATCAATGTTGATATCTTGATTATGAGTGTCGTTCCGGAAATCGTATTCGGCTAGTAAAGGGTACTCTAGCTGAATACATCGTTTTTGTatagtttcaattttttcctgGTTGACCTCGAATGCAACCGTTTGAAGGGAAccgtcatcgtcatcatcttcgtcTTTATCCATTTTATCATAGAAATTTGTGATGTCATCTGGCACTTGCTTGCTGCTTCCCTCTGCATCTTCTGCTGCATCCTCTCCTGATGTGCCTTTTCCAAATTGAATGGATGTTGCTTTAGATTGCACTTGGGTGATTAGCCCATCAGTAGTTGTTTCAACACTATGACGGAGTCGGCATTCTTGAATCACAGGatcttttaacaatttttgGATCACATCCGGATATTGTGACTCCACAAAATAGCGGTTGTGCTTTAACACAAGCTTCACTTTGCCATAAGAAAGTGTTGAAATTTTGATGAAGTCAATAATTCCATCTGGAACTGCTGTTTTACTTAGTCTTTTCAAGTATTCTATGATGTCATGTGTTTGTAAACCAACACTCACAGCAGCATACAATGAATATGATGTCAACTTATACTCATGGATGTGTTCTGGACGGCAGACTGGTTCACTAATAGCAATCAAAAAATCATGTGCATGTTTATAGACTGGTGAGAAAGATTCCAAAAAGATGTGCCCATTCGGGGCAACCCATAATGGTCTGGACATGTGATCAGGCTTGAGTTGCAAGTCCCGGTAATCTTTTGCACCATATTCATCCTCTCCTTGTTTCTCGCCTTCAGTTTCTATGTTATGCTTTGCAGCTTCAGGTACACCTTCAGCTTCATTTCCATCAGGGATTCCTTCGTCGTAATTTCCTTCATCTTCAAATTCTTTACGTTTCTTGCcggcaaattttttttttgatccaTCGTAACGATCCCCATCTTTCTTACCATATTTACGATTTCCTCCAGCCATGTTGCACGTGTAAAACCAGAACGGCAAACCGTTTTTCAGTTTCAACGTATTAAATGGAGTACTTCCTGTCGGCAATGTTATTTTGTTACGAATTTTGACTAAACAAAACTTTCACCACTGTTTTTTAGAGTCAGTCACCAGCAATTCAGTAAGTTTCGCCAGGTTTCTCTGTACGCTGttaactaacaaaaaaaaacctccgtAGTGGGAAAACAACATAAATAAGGATGTGACGAAGAAGCTCCATCTGAAGGTGTAATTAGACAACCGAATTTACTGTatgattgaaataaaaattgatattATACAAAAAACATGTTAAGTGAACTTTTTGCGTCAGAATTTTGTCGTTTATATTTGGAATTTGAATGCAAATTTCGttggtgcaaaaaaaaatatatattattaatattattaaaCACCAGATGCCGTTTTCTCTCCAATCTGCTTCAGTCGTCTGTTTTCGCCTTTGCTGTTTGGCATTGgattcattttcgttttctgccATGACAGTATAAGCTGAATTTAATTAAACTCAACTGAGACTCAGCTCATTGTCAACTACACATCACCATCTGGATTTCCATTCTGCCATCATTTCTGGTGGTAGAAGATGAACCCTCTAACGTAAGTAAAGTCGTGTCTTTGTACAAGGCACACAGTGTGAGGCGGAACATAATATTCGTAAAGTATTTCACTGAATAATGTAGAGCTTATGGTCAAATTATCATGTTGTTTGAAGTTATTGTGACGTTTTGGAGTCAATTGTGTGTTTTATACATAGGTATTTATCATAATTTTTCCAGGAATGTGAAAAACATCAAGAAACTTAGTGAGACGGAACTCAAGTATAACATATCTGGGAAGGCTTCATGGCACTATCAATACAAAGACAGTGCTTGGATTTTTATTGGAGGATTACCTTATGACTTATCTGAGGGTGATGTCATCTGCATATTTTCACAGTAGGTTTCATATTGTTAAAATCTGTTTTGTACTGTTTGTATGGACTGTTAACAGTGTGAATTGTTATGCAGGTATGGAGAGGTTGCTAACATCAATTTAGTGAGAGACAGGGTTACTGGTAAATCTaaaggcttttgttttttatgctATGAAGACCAGAGATCAACAATTCTGTCAGTTGATAACTTAAATAGTATCAAGGTAACTTTTCAATAAACTTCATTGTATGTACGTGTTTCATTGCTTAAAAATTTCGTTAGGTCTGTGGAAGAACTCTGCGTGTCGATCACGTCGAGCAATACAAGATTCCTAAAGATCCCGACAAGCTCGATGAAGATGCATTGAGGATTCTCCAGGAAGGATGTGGTCCGGAATCGTCAGTCATTAAATCTTTAATGAATTCCACTATCGGAAAGGATCTCGCGACACAAGAGAACACTTTAACAACCGAAgttcaagttaaaaaaacagaaatgagTGTAGAATCACATCGCAGCAATGGAGAgggaagaggaaaagaaaggcGCCGTTCACGAAGCCCTAAACGTAGGCGCAGTGCTGAGAGGGACTACGCGGACTATAGAAGCCGACCATATGACAAAGAGAGGTCAAACCGTTATGataaaaccaagaaaaatagGGAACATTCACCAAGGAGCGATCGATCGCGCGACAGGGACAAGAAACGTGAAAGACGTTGATCGAACTATTATACTTTTTTCGTCTTCgttctttttgaataaaatgtcATTTCAACGATATTGAATTATAGCATCAATGTAAAGTGAATTTAGTCATACTGTATTGCCGCATTAACAAAACCATGCAGGCATGTTTATCCAACGGGAAGAAACTGTACCAATCGCAGTAAGCTTTTTGGTGTGTTTCCTTGGATAatggcaaaaacaaaccaaatcaAGGGGTGATTCTTTTTGGGTCACGGGGAAACATGGACGTTTTCCGAATGTTATCCAATCCCAAGAAGAGCATAGCTACACGTTCCATGCCAATACCACCACCGGCGTGCGGTGGGCACCCGTAGCGGAAAGAGTCGATGTAAGCCTTAATTTTTGATAAATCTAGGGCAAGAAAATCATACTAAGATAGCTATTACATCCGAAGATATTGAGTATATTTTACCAATGTTATGGTGTCTGGCTCGCTCCGACAGGAATTCGGGATCGTGAATACGCTGAGCTCCAGACATTATTTCTTCTCCACGCATAAAAATGTCGTAAGAATTCGAATATTTCTAGTTTTGCAGAAAGtgaaaaatcaacaaaaaatcaaataccAGAATTTTGACTGATAACTGCTACCTTATTCTTAGGATCCGGCATCGTGTAGAACGGACGAACGGCTAGCGGATATTTGTCCAGAATATAGAAATCGGTTCCGTACTATTAGAAAGATTGGTatataataaagaaaaaaattacgacTTGGCTCATTGCTGGCTAAATATCGTTAATACTTTGGCTTTCACTAATCTGCCCAACAATTTCTCCATGGGTGTACTTAAATCGTCCTCGTCGCCAATTTGTTCTCCTGCCTGGCGAAGCATCTCAACTCCTTCTGGAAACTCTAGGCGCAATGGAGGATCCAGAAAGGTAAACGGTTCTGACGGAAATTGACGATTAACAGTTGCAATTTCCTGCATACATCTGTGAAACAGGAGAGGGTCGCAGGAGTTAAGAATTATGGTGCCTTCgcagaaatgaaaatgaacggCACTTACTGTTTTTGGAGACCACGGAAAACTTCGGTCAAAACGACGCCAATAGTGTCTAACACTTCGTGATAGTGAGAATGGAAAGCCATTTCTAAATCCAGTCCGACAAATTCTGTCAAGTGACGATGAGTATTGCTGTCTTCCGCTCGAAAGACTGtaataaaaatgataaaaaaaaaactacaaaatcGGAACGTTGATGTACAGTATTAGATACGAACCAGCTCCAATAGTGtaaactttttcaaaatcggCAGCAATGGCCATTTGTTTGTATAGTTGTGGGGACTGCGCCAAATAAGCAGAGCCTTTGAAGTACGAGACGGTGAAAACATTGGCACCTCCTTCACTGGCTGCCGAAATAATTTTTGGTGT
The nucleotide sequence above comes from Daphnia carinata strain CSIRO-1 chromosome 3, CSIRO_AGI_Dcar_HiC_V3, whole genome shotgun sequence. Encoded proteins:
- the LOC130704415 gene encoding general transcription and DNA repair factor IIH helicase subunit XPB-like; this translates as MAGGNRKYGKKDGDRYDGSKKKFAGKKRKEFEDEGNYDEGIPDGNEAEGVPEAAKHNIETEGEKQGEDEYGAKDYRDLQLKPDHMSRPLWVAPNGHIFLESFSPVYKHAHDFLIAISEPVCRPEHIHEYKLTSYSLYAAVSVGLQTHDIIEYLKRLSKTAVPDGIIDFIKISTLSYGKVKLVLKHNRYFVESQYPDVIQKLLKDPVIQECRLRHSVETTTDGLITQVQSKATSIQFGKGTSGEDAAEDAEGSSKQVPDDITNFYDKMDKDEDDDDDGSLQTVAFEVNQEKIETIQKRCIQLEYPLLAEYDFRNDTHNQDINIDLKPAAVLRPYQEKSLRKMFGNGRARSGLIVLPCGAGKSLVGVTACCTVRKRALVLCNSGVSVEQWKAQFKMWSTADDSMICRFTSDAKDKPHGCSIMITTFNMITHQQKRSYEADQTMKWLQEQEWGIMVLDEVHTIPARMFRRVLTIVQAHCKLGLTATLVREDDKIADLNFLIGPKLYEANWLELQKRGFIARVQCAEVWCPMSPEFYREYLACKSAKKMLLFVMNPNKFRACQFLIRYHERRNDKIIVFSDNVYALKHFALTMNKPFIYGPTSQNERLQILQNFKLNPKVNTIFVSKVADTSFDLPDANVLIQISSHGGSRRQEAQRLGRILRAKKGAIAEEYNAFFYTLVSQDTMEMSFSRKRQRFLVNQGYSYKVITRMAGMDQDQELHYKTKEEQTKLLQLVLTASDMDADEERVPGEIGGRPSAFGRRTGTMASMSGADDAVYMEYKRPSASSNLSKHPLFKKYRMK
- the LOC130704440 gene encoding aspartate--tRNA ligase, cytoplasmic-like → MTSDKNIAETAGEQGKSKKAAKKEAKEAAKAAKKEEKKAAIDVASVEEVDYSSGCYGNAVMNQSQEKLELSTIRVEDIGLSLIESKIWARGRLHTSRAKGKQCFFLLRQQQSTVQCLLAVSESISKAFVKFTAGITKESVIDVEGIVRSVPQKIEGATQQDVELHVIQLWVVSAAEPRLPLQIEDASRPEEDKEGELAIRVNQETRLDNRVLDLRTPTNQAIFRIQAAVCRLFREALDQRKFVEIHTPKIISAASEGGANVFTVSYFKGSAYLAQSPQLYKQMAIAADFEKVYTIGAVFRAEDSNTHRHLTEFVGLDLEMAFHSHYHEVLDTIGVVLTEVFRGLQKQCMQEIATVNRQFPSEPFTFLDPPLRLEFPEGVEMLRQAGEQIGDEDDLSTPMEKLLGRLVKAKYGTDFYILDKYPLAVRPFYTMPDPKNKKYSNSYDIFMRGEEIMSGAQRIHDPEFLSERARHHNIDLSKIKAYIDSFRYGCPPHAGGGIGMERVAMLFLGLDNIRKTSMFPRDPKRITP
- the LOC130704431 gene encoding RNA-binding motif protein, X-linked 2-like encodes the protein MNPLTNVKNIKKLSETELKYNISGKASWHYQYKDSAWIFIGGLPYDLSEGDVICIFSQYGEVANINLVRDRVTGKSKGFCFLCYEDQRSTILSVDNLNSIKVCGRTLRVDHVEQYKIPKDPDKLDEDALRILQEGCGPESSVIKSLMNSTIGKDLATQENTLTTEVQVKKTEMSVESHRSNGEGRGKERRRSRSPKRRRSAERDYADYRSRPYDKERSNRYDKTKKNREHSPRSDRSRDRDKKRERR